The DNA segment AGGTCACGACGGCTCAACTCAAGCCCGACGTTCTGAGGTCGGCGCAGAGCGGCATTGCTCTGCCGGTGGAGCAAGAGGCCGTTGGAGGACATGCTTGGACACGCGCCTCTGCGGCCGTGAGCCAGCATAATATCAAGGCAGTGAGGGTGACTACTGCCTCCACTCGCTCAATGTGGCCGCCGATCAATTCTTCAGCAATTGTCCTGGCTGCGCCGAGAAAGCCAATGCAGCGAAGGTGCAGTTGATCCGATGACAAGTGAGAGTAAGGCGCGAGGGCATCCTGGCAAATCGCGACATAGACTTCAGTCAGTTGGCGCAGAACTGCTGACATTTCTGCATTGCCTTTCAGGGCAGCCTGAAGTGCCTGCCACTCTACGCCAACTTCACACGCCCCAGTCACATAGGCATCGCTGACCGCGTAAGCAATTTGCTTCAAATGCGGCGTAGCTAGCTTGAGTTTTGCTAGCAGAATCTCAACCTGGTGCGCATCAACCCGCCCATACAACGCAATCAGCAGACCGGTCCGCGTTTTGAAGTGGCGGTAAACCACGGTATGCGTGATGCCAACTCGCTGGGCGAGTGAGCAAAGGGTCAGGTCTTCCGTCCCTTGCTCGCGGACCAGCATCAGAGCAGCGTTAAGCAGTTGCTCCCGACGCTGGTACTTGGGCAAGCGCTTTGTATGACTCAAATCCATATACGTACCCTCAGTATTGTCACCACCAAAGGGCGCACGACGTGCTTCAGTGTCGGCAGTAAGGATTCAAACACTTGTACGACAGAACATCTCAAGCCGAATCACGGCGTGGGAATTATTCCCACAAATTGAGGTTAGCTCGGTAGCCCCAAGTGTCAATGGCAGGTTTGGTCCTGCGCGACGACCGCCATTGAAGGCGAAGTGAAGCTGTCGGCTCACGGGGCCTGGTCGAGCCGCGGGGAGGCCGGTATTTCGGCACAGATCGATCAGACACAGATTTCCAGTGGCGCCGGCAGCGTAGCCTCCCTGGGTTGGAGTTCGCGCGGTTTCCCGCCGGAAGCTCATTTTCGCGATCCAATATTTGGCTCGCCCTGTTTCGAGTTGGATACCAACCAGGGATCGGCTGCGAATGATGGGAGCGAAAGTGATTGCCGAAAAGGTGGAGCAGCGTATTTCCAGTTTCGATAAATGTGGGACGCCACTGACAATGTCGCCAGAGAGCAAAAGAATAGACGACTAAATATTTATAAATTAGACCCCTGCCACGTCAGAACAGCCAGCCAAACTCTAATTTCAAAGCTAAATGAATCAGTAATCGTGGGCAGCTTGCTCCACATCAAGCGATTCGCACGAAGCTTATAGGCTGCGCTAATGAGCGCTGTCGCTCCAGACTTCTACTACACCATTATTTTATCAGGCAGGGGGATCAAAAAAGGGAGTTGGATTTTCAGTGAAAGCCCAATAATCGTAAACCTTGCCGAAATATCACAACTCATACCGGTGCCTATCTGGACATGCACGACTGGTGGAGTTGAGTGAAACGTCAAAAATCTCGAGTGTGAATGGGAGGGGTCTCTGATTGAACTGAACCTGAAACGGTCAGCGCGTGTGTCTTTTATGCCGCCGCTCGCCCGCTCCCAAGACACCACGCGCTGCCGGTCAAGGGTGAACTGCACCAGCAAGTTGTAACAAGTTGTGTGTAAATGCCCAGCCCAGACATTTCTTGCCCCACCTGTCTCCAACGGGGTAGACCATCCACTTCTACTTGGAGGAAAGGCAACTCCGTATTCAGGCTCCAGGCAGAATCAAGGAGTTCTTCGCTCTGCTTTACGAGTTCATGACCTCCTGTCAAAGCAGAGGTTTGCAGCATGGCAGTTCGCGGCTGCGCTCATCACCTACAGCACTGTATCTTTATCTGTGCGTCTGCACTAGCAATCGTCCCCAGAGAAAAGGCCTTCTTTTCCCGGGGAAGTAACAATATAGAACATGTTTTAGTGCGAGTGCTTCGCAACTGAAAATCACACACTTTCCCTTGTTAGGTTTTGTTTCCGACGAAAAGCACTTGCTAAAGAGTTATCAGCGGCCGAGCGTTGTAAGTTCGCAGACGAATGGTTCGTCTTGGACTCTAACCAAGGAGAGGGCGCTGTTTAAGCTGGTTTGCGTTCACAAATAAGAGCTTCATGGCGCTACGGTTCACCGTATTTCGATTTGAGCTGACGCTCAGGAGGGTTCGACGGTGAAATACCCAACCTTTCAACTCATTCCCTTGGCTGTAATTTTAGCCAGCGGTGCATCTGCTTGGGCTGCTGGATTGCCGGCCGATCCCCCGCCTGGTCGGTTGCTGGCGTCCCAGTGCTTTCAGTGCCACGGCACTAACGGGAAATCCCAAAGCAGTATCGACAGCATCAACGATATGAAGGCTGACGAACTGTTCAAGGAACTCCAGGAAATGAAAGCCTCCACCAAGGTCACGGTTATGAATCAACAGGCCAAGGTCTACACCGATGCCGAGTTGCGGCTGATCGCCGATTTCCTGGGACGCCGCTAATTGAACCGCCACCCACAGAGTGGAGGATTAACTATGAATAGTCTGAATCGTCGTCAGTTTATCCAGATTTGCGGCAGTAGCCTCGTTCTGGCTGCGCTGCCATTGTCGTCGCTCAAAGCTGCCGCGGGCGCACGCATCGTTGTTGTCGGCGGAGGTTTTGCTGGCGCGACAGCGGCCAAGTTCCTACGCCTGCTTGGCGGCGACCTCAGCGTGACCCTGGTCGATCCCGCAGCAGAACACGTTTCTTGTGTTGGTAGCAATCTGGTACTCACGGGCGAGACACCCATCGCGACCCTCACGAAACCGCTGGCCACCCTACGTGACCGCTATGGGGTTCAATTGGTGAGCGATCGGGCCGTCATAATCGACCCATTCACCCATCAGGTACGCCTCGCCAGCGGCGGCACGCTGCCCTATGAACATGTCATCCTGGCGCCGGGCATCGACTTTGAGACAGTGCCGGGTCATGACTTCAATGTGATGCCGCATGCATGGATTGCCGGTGCGCAAACGACTTTGCTGAAGAACCAGTTACTCGCCATGCCGAACGGCGGTACCTTCGTGATTTCCATCCCGAGAACACCGTTCCGGGCACACACGGCGCCCTATGAGCGTGCCACCGTGGTTGCGGACTTCTTCCGTCGTAACAGGCCGGCATCAAAAGTTCTTATCTTGGATGCCAACTCGGACATTGCCGCCATGCGGCGCACTTTCAATGCGGCCTTTACTGGCATCTACCGCAACATTGTGCAGTATGTGCCCAATGTCACGGTGAACTCAGCGGACGCAGCGAACCGTAGTCTCAACATTACTCGCAACGGCGTCACCTCGATCGTCTCGGGTAACGTGATCAATCTCATCCCCACGCAGCGCGCCGGAAAGCTGCTCTTCGACAGCGGACTGGTGCCAAGTGGCAGCAGATTCGCTCCGGTGAATCCGCTGAACTACGAAACGACCCAGGTGCCCGGTTCAAACGTGCACATTCTCGGTGATTCGCAAGCCACGGGGCAGGCAAAGTCCGGCCACATGGCCAACTCCCAAGCCAAGGTTTGCGTGGATGCGATTATTCGCGCGCTGGTCGGCTTGCCACCGGACAGCGCACCAAAGACCACCGCTGCGGCATTCCCCCCCATCACGCGAGACACGGCGAGTTGGACCACCACGACCTTCGAGTTTGACCCGGCCACTGGGACTATGCGGGCGGTTGCAGGTACACCTGCCGAAGCGCCTCAACCGACTGAGGAGATTCGCGAGGAAATGTCGGGTTGGGTGACAAATCTGCTTAGCGACAGCTTCACCTAGTTTAATAATCTGAAGGCGAAGGGCCCGGGCAATCCGGGCCCTCGTGGCTACCGCGCGGGACGCATGCCATTTTCAAGTGTGGCGATGTCGGGGGGCAGTGCTACTTCGGCACGAAGCGCCGCGTTGTTCGATAACCTGCGCCGTTCTCATCTCCGTCACGCGCTTGAAGGCTCTCGGCTACCCGACCGGAGAGCAATGGGTGGAACCAGGGAGCCTCTCCCACATGCCCAGTGGGACTCCATGGCCTCGGTTGATGTTCAGTCGAGCGATGGTGAAACCGCCTCTGCCAGTCAGTCGCCGTGAGGCGGATCTGCACGTCCTCTCAAATCCTATCCCTGTTTGCCCACGTCGTTTCGCTGTGCCCCCTCTTGCTGCTCTCGTGGCTCCAATCTGGTTACGAGGATGCAGCCCCCGCGAGTCCTGACAATCGGTCGTTGACACCGAGACTGACAGCACTAGCCTCAATGTGTGGGAAATATTCCCACGCCAAGATGCTGACTGGTTCGAAAGGATAGTGCGGGACCGCAGTGGCCATTTCATGCTGCAGGTATTGGTCGCGCTGGTTGGCTGGCCGCTTCAATGGGCGGACGGACATTAACTGGTTAGTGTTTTCCTGTTTGCATGAGGACTGCATCATGAACAGCCAATGGGTTTTACCTGCCTCTGCGACACTCCCCATCGCCAAGAAATCCGCGCTGATGGGCGCCGGCTTGACAGCGCTTGTAACGTTTTCGTTCGGCCTGCTCAGCGAACAGGCCGAAGCCGCAAAGTCCGCGGGCTGCGACGGGGGTGGATTCTCCGTTTTGCTTCCCGGCGGAACCGTAAGCGGCGTACCCGAAACAGTGGTACCCGCCGGTTCGGTTGGGACCAGCTTCCTGGTCCAGGGCAAGTTCGTGGAGTTCGAGGTTGACGCGGCCACACTGGGCATCCGCAACTACACCCTGACCGGTGCGCCGAATCCGCAAGACATGACGGGTGGTGTGCTGACCACCATCTTCTCGAGCAAGGCACCCGATCACAGAGGGCTGGTGTTGAACGGGGACCTGACGGTCTCGCTTGACGGGCAGGATATCCTTATCGAGCGGAGCGGCACCGGTTTGGGCATGAAAATCCAGGCCAAGGACTGCGCCCAGGGCGGGATCTTCCAGATGGAGCCGTCTCGCGCTGACGGCTCCACTACGGATATCACCCATGTGCTGGCACCCGGGGTGTTTTATTTCGATAACCCCAACTTCAGAAACGTTTCACTACCGCTGTGCACCCCTCCGAACTTCACCCCCAGCTGCGCCCCGGTGCCGGTCACGCCACGGGTGAATTTCGCTAACGATCTCTCGGCCAACTTCGTCGGCCGGGATAGCCCGCAGGTCGCCACCCGTATCAGCCAGTTCGGAGGCCTGACGGTGTGGCGCGTAGCCAGCGGCGGACGAATGGGCGGTGTACTCGGCGAAGACGCGGTTGAAGTGGCTCCGCCGGCCACGAATTGCATCAAGAACTGCCAGGCGCAGAACCGTGTGCGCGGCAAGTTTCCGGTACTGGGTTTTCCCTTCCCAGTCCCCGACGCGAGCCGACTGGCACCACGCCTGCCGTGACGTGACACGTCCGGTTTGAGTCCGGAGCACCACCTCGTCGGCGCAATAGCCTCGGCGAGGTGGTTCGCTTTCCTCACCGTCAGCCCATGCGTGGTGTGTCCTGATAGCCGGTCGTTGACACTCGGGGTGACAGCACTAATCTCAAGTTGTGGGAAAATTTCCCACGCAACAATGCCGACTGGTTCAGAAGGATCGTGCGGAAACCGCAGTTGCCTGTTCGCTGCAGAGAGTTGGCCGCACTGGTTGGCGGGCCGCCCTAATGGGCGACGAGGTATTTACTGTTCGGAAGCAACCACGCAACTCCAAGCGGAGGTTCATCATGCTCCTCAAGAAATGTTTGCTGGCTCTGGCAATTGGCGGAGTCCTGTCGGCATCGACGGTCCTGGTACCTGATTACATCGGTAGCTTCTCCAGTGTCTACGCCAAAGAAGGCGGTGGCGGCGGCGGTGGTGGTAGCGGCGGTGGTGGTGGCGGTCACGGCGGTGGCGGCAGTGGTAGCGGAGGCGGCGGAGGCGGCGGAGGCGGGCACGGAGGCGGCGGCAGTGGTGGTGGCGGAGGTGGCCACGGAGGCGGCCACGGCGGTGATGGAGGCGGTGATGGCGGCGGTCACAGTGGCGACGGAGACGGCGGAGGCCGCGGCAGCAATAGCGGACCTGGGAGCGCAAACAGCGGGCGTGGTCATGACAATGCCGCAGATCACGAGGCCGGTGGACCGCACGGCGTCGGTCACGGCGCGGATGACGGTGCCGACCACGATGTAGGTGAGGCCCATGGCGTCGGTCATGGGGCGGATGATGGAGCCGACCATGACGTAGGCGAGGCCCACGGAGTCGGCCAGGGCGCGGATGACGGCCCCGACCATGATGTCGGTGACGATCGTGGCGCGCACGCAGGTGGTGAGCCGGGCGACGACCGTTCCGGGACTTGAACTGTCGAGCCGGTCGTTCACAAAACCCGGAGTTCCTCCGGGTTTTGTGGCGCGGGGTTGATGGCGTAGCCGGTTGTTATGCTCTAAACGATGGAGGTGGATTTGCAGAGAATCTCGGGCGAAGCGCTGGGTGACCACTCAACGGCGCTTTCCCTCTCGGCACTGTTTTTGAGGAATGCCTTGAATGCAATTACCCACTTTGCCTCCCTCTTTACTGTCGGCGCTGCAACATGTCATGCGCCCTTTAGTCAGGCTGATGCTCAAAAAAGGGGTCACCTATAACAGCTTTGCCGAGCTGCTCAAGGAGGTATTCGTCGATGTCGCCGAGCGCGAGTTTCGCCTGGGCGACAAGCCTCCGACTGACAGCCGGATAAGCCTGCTGACGGGGGTGCATCGCAAGGATGTGAGGCGCCTGCGGGCCAAGGCGACCGAGCAGGAGGCCAGCTTGCCCAGGGTCATTTCGTTTGGGGCTCACCTGGTCAGTGTCTGGCTCAACAATTCGCCGTTCTGCGAGAAGCCCGGTAGCCCGCTGCCGCTGGCTCGCCTGGCCAGCAACGGTGGCGAGTGTTCGTTTGATTCACTGGTGGCTCAGGTCAGCACGGACATCCGCGCTCGTGTGGTGCTGGATGAATGGCTGCGCCTGGGCATCGCTCGCATGGACGAGCAGGACCAGGTCCACCTGGAAACGATGGCGTTCATTCCGCAGCGTGGATTTGACGAAAAGGCCGCCTATTTCCGGCACAACCTCCATGATCATGCCTGCGCCGCCGTGTTCAACCTGACCGAAGCCGGAGAGCCTTTCTTCGAGCGTAGTGTCCACTACGACAGCCTGTCTCCCGCCGCTGTTAGCCAACTGCGTGAAGCCGTGAAGGTTGAAGGCATGCAGGTGCTCATCGGCTTCAACCAGTTGGCTGCCGAGCTGGAGGAGCGAGACGTTCCGCCCCCCGAAGCGAGGCAACGCATCACCATCGGCCTTTACTTCTACGCTGAACCCAACCCACCCGCGATTTCCACCCCTCCCAAGGCCAGTTCGTCATGAACACTGCCTCTCGCTTCCTGTGCGCCTTAGCTCTCCTGTGCGGCCCATTCCTGCCGCTGAGTGCAGCTCCCGTTTGCCTTGAACCGGGCGGCATTGGCGGAACAGGGGCGGTTGCCACCGGCGGCATTGGCGGTACCGGTGCGCCCGCCGATAACGGCGGACTCGGTGGTACCGGCGCGCGCGCCGACAATGGCGGGATCGGCGGCACCGGGGCACCGGCCGACGACGGTGGAATCGGTGGTACGGGCATTGTCGGCACCATCACGGGCTTTGGTTCCATCTGTGTCAACGGCGTGGAAGTACATTTCGACAACAAAGTTGCGCTCAGCGAGAACGGCGTACCCGCCAGCAGTGACCAGCTGGCTATCGGTCAAGTCGTGGCGGTGGAAGCTGGGCCTTCGGCCCGCGGGCTACAGGCTCGCAGCATTGCGATCCTGCATGCCTATGAAGGTCCGATTACGAATGTGGCTGCTGGATCCGCCTCCATGCGCGTGATGGGGCAGCCTGTTCACTTCGCTTCGGGCGCTCGTGTGGCGGAAGGGCTGCGCATCGGTGAGCCGGTACGGGTCAGTGGATTGCGCAATGCACGCGGCGAAGTCGTTGCCAGTCGGATCGATCGCGCGCCGAACCTGGCGCAGGCCAGCGCCATTGGCGCCATCGAACGGGCCGGTGACCTGCAGGGGCTGGCCCTCAGCAAGCCGCTGGCACCCAGTAACGAGGTCCTGGTTCGCGGGACCTGGAATGGCAGGCAGCTGAATGTTGTCCAGACCCGTAGCGACCCCGGCATGCCCTTCGCCGGACGGGTGCGTAACGCGCTGGTGGAAGGCCTGGTGCGCGCCCAGCAGGGCAATCGCATTGAAGTTGGTGGATTTACTGCCTATGTGGATCGCAGTACGGCCTATTCCGGCGGGCTGGCCGCCGACCTTGCAGTCGATCGACGCGTCCGGGTGAGCGGGGTATTCGGCAAAGGGCGCGATATCCGGGCCGCGCGTATCGAGTTCGCCCAGGAGCAACCTCCATCCTCCCTTCGGCAGGGCTCGGGACACCACGGCTCGTCTACGACAGAAACGGAGCAGCATGAAGAAGGGGGCTCCGGCCAGGACGGCAATGAGTCACGCGAGCGGACCGAGGATGGCGAAACGAGGGAGAGGATCGAGCGTACACAGGAGTCCGCCTCCGGCGAGCTGGAGCGGCGTGAGAGGATAGAGACACGCGAGTCCGATGGCCGTCTTGAAATACGTGAGCGGATTGAAATCTTCGAGAACGGTGTGCGGGTCGAACGGATCGAGAGAATCGAGCGAATCGAACGACCGGACCGCGTTGATAAACCGGAGCGGGTTGAACGCATAGAGCGGGTCGAGCGACCAGAGCATGTTGAAAAGGTGGAGCGGGTCGACCGGTCCGGGCCCAACTAACGCCCGAACGTATCGCAGGCATAGACCCAAGCGCACAGCCAATAGCCGGCTAAGCTATGCAGGGCGAGCTGTCGCCCCAGCTCGTCTGGTCGGGGGAGTAGCGGTAACCGTGCGCTAGGGAGGTCCCATCGTCAGGCCAGTCAAGGATCGTCATGTGCATGTCGATGTCTGGATCGCAACGAGGTAAACAATGAGAACCGCTTGCGTGACCTTGCCAGGCCTCTTGGCGTTCCTGGCCACACCAATCCTGGCCGAAGAGTTCACGGTTTCGACAGGGGTTGATTACTCGCGGGGGAGGTATGGAACTCCGACGACCAGTGAGACCTGGTATGTCCCGGTGATCGCCAAGTACGAAACCGGCCCCATGATCTACAAATTGACCATCCCGTACCTGCGCATCACCAATCCCTCGGTGGGGCCGGATGGCGAACCTTTGTCGGGGGATTGCGGCAGCATTGAAAGCGGTCTGGGGGACACCGTGGCCAGTGCGGACTTTGCGTTGTTGGACGGCAGTCGGGGTGATGGGCTGATGGTGGACCTGATTGGCAAGGTCAAATTACCGACCGCCAATGAGGACCACTGCCTCGGAACCGGCAAGACCGATTACTCCGCCCAGATCGACCTCGTGCAGACCTTTGGCGTTATCAGCGGTTTTGCCACGCTCGGCTGGAAGAAATTCGGCGACCCCGCGGACTCTGATTTCCGCGATCCGATATTTACGTCGCTCGGACTGGTTAGCAGACTTGCGCCTGCAACGTCCGTGGGAGCGGTCTATGACTGGCGACAGAAGGTGAGCTCCGATGGCGATGAAACCCAGGAATTCACTCTGTTTCTGACCCAGAGGCTCAGCCCCACCTGGAAGGTCCAGCTCTATGCGCTCAAAGGTTTTTCCGATTCCAGCCCCGACTCCGGCGGTGGGTTATTGCTCAGCCATTCGTTCTGAATTGATTGCGATTGGAGGTGCCCAGGAAATCAGATACTGCTTTGTATGGCTTCGATTCGCGTGTCGATCAACGGAGTGAACAAGGCATAGAGTTCGGCAGGCTGAAGAGTGGTTCGCTTTACGTCCAGCAGGTCATCGGTCAGGCGTGCCAGCGCCGTGCGAAGGGCCACGTCCGCATTCATCAGAAGGCGATCGTGCAGGTACTGCAGCTGGATGCGAAGCTCCAATGGGCAGTGTTGTTGGGCGGCCGCACGAATCGACAGGCCCCGCAGCCGGCCGAGTTCTTCGACTTGCCAGCAGCGCTCGGCGACCACCGGCGTCAGTTTCAGCAGGTGGCAGCGTTGCAAATCCAGGTGCTGGATGTGGGCAAGCAGGTTCTCCAGCAGGCGGCAGTGTCCGTCGAAGTCCTCTGGAGTACGCAGCAGGACTTGCCAGGCCCGGTAGCCTCCAGCGTCTCCCCAGGCACGCCAGGAGTGTTCCAGCTGGGCTTCAAGCTTCCGACGATTGTGTGTGGCCTCGCTGCTGACCTGGCCACCTAGCGCACGATGACGCTGGACGCCCTGCATGAGCACCAGGCCCAACTGCAATATGGCGCTCAGCTCATCTCGCTTACGCTTGTGCCGGCGTCGATCGTCCAACTGCAGGGCCATGCACGCTGCGACCAGGGCGGCCAGAACGGCCAGTGCGGGCAGGGTCTGAATGATCATGGCGTCGCTCCGCCTGT comes from the Pseudomonas sp. TCU-HL1 genome and includes:
- a CDS encoding TetR/AcrR family transcriptional regulator, coding for MDLSHTKRLPKYQRREQLLNAALMLVREQGTEDLTLCSLAQRVGITHTVVYRHFKTRTGLLIALYGRVDAHQVEILLAKLKLATPHLKQIAYAVSDAYVTGACEVGVEWQALQAALKGNAEMSAVLRQLTEVYVAICQDALAPYSHLSSDQLHLRCIGFLGAARTIAEELIGGHIERVEAVVTLTALILCWLTAAEARVQACPPTASCSTGRAMPLCADLRTSGLS
- a CDS encoding c-type cytochrome, with translation MKYPTFQLIPLAVILASGASAWAAGLPADPPPGRLLASQCFQCHGTNGKSQSSIDSINDMKADELFKELQEMKASTKVTVMNQQAKVYTDAELRLIADFLGRR
- a CDS encoding FAD-dependent oxidoreductase, whose amino-acid sequence is MNSLNRRQFIQICGSSLVLAALPLSSLKAAAGARIVVVGGGFAGATAAKFLRLLGGDLSVTLVDPAAEHVSCVGSNLVLTGETPIATLTKPLATLRDRYGVQLVSDRAVIIDPFTHQVRLASGGTLPYEHVILAPGIDFETVPGHDFNVMPHAWIAGAQTTLLKNQLLAMPNGGTFVISIPRTPFRAHTAPYERATVVADFFRRNRPASKVLILDANSDIAAMRRTFNAAFTGIYRNIVQYVPNVTVNSADAANRSLNITRNGVTSIVSGNVINLIPTQRAGKLLFDSGLVPSGSRFAPVNPLNYETTQVPGSNVHILGDSQATGQAKSGHMANSQAKVCVDAIIRALVGLPPDSAPKTTAAAFPPITRDTASWTTTTFEFDPATGTMRAVAGTPAEAPQPTEEIREEMSGWVTNLLSDSFT
- a CDS encoding DUF6502 family protein yields the protein MQLPTLPPSLLSALQHVMRPLVRLMLKKGVTYNSFAELLKEVFVDVAEREFRLGDKPPTDSRISLLTGVHRKDVRRLRAKATEQEASLPRVISFGAHLVSVWLNNSPFCEKPGSPLPLARLASNGGECSFDSLVAQVSTDIRARVVLDEWLRLGIARMDEQDQVHLETMAFIPQRGFDEKAAYFRHNLHDHACAAVFNLTEAGEPFFERSVHYDSLSPAAVSQLREAVKVEGMQVLIGFNQLAAELEERDVPPPEARQRITIGLYFYAEPNPPAISTPPKASSS
- a CDS encoding DUF5666 domain-containing protein, with protein sequence MNTASRFLCALALLCGPFLPLSAAPVCLEPGGIGGTGAVATGGIGGTGAPADNGGLGGTGARADNGGIGGTGAPADDGGIGGTGIVGTITGFGSICVNGVEVHFDNKVALSENGVPASSDQLAIGQVVAVEAGPSARGLQARSIAILHAYEGPITNVAAGSASMRVMGQPVHFASGARVAEGLRIGEPVRVSGLRNARGEVVASRIDRAPNLAQASAIGAIERAGDLQGLALSKPLAPSNEVLVRGTWNGRQLNVVQTRSDPGMPFAGRVRNALVEGLVRAQQGNRIEVGGFTAYVDRSTAYSGGLAADLAVDRRVRVSGVFGKGRDIRAARIEFAQEQPPSSLRQGSGHHGSSTTETEQHEEGGSGQDGNESRERTEDGETRERIERTQESASGELERRERIETRESDGRLEIRERIEIFENGVRVERIERIERIERPDRVDKPERVERIERVERPEHVEKVERVDRSGPN